In Coturnix japonica isolate 7356 chromosome 9, Coturnix japonica 2.1, whole genome shotgun sequence, a single window of DNA contains:
- the NCL gene encoding nucleolin → MKQKKMAPPPKKVEESEEEESSELEESSGEEVMVPPKKQQKAAVTPVKKVATPAKKAVTPAKKAVTPAKKAVATPAKKAVTPAPKKAAVLGKGAKNGKNAKKEESEEEDEDDEEDDEEDEDEEEESDEEEEPAMPVKPAAKKSPAAVPAKKPAVVPAKQESEEEEDDEEEEDDEEDEESEDEAMDTTPVPVKKRTPAKATPAKAKAESEDEEDEEDDDEDDDDEDDEEEDEEESEDEKPVKEAPGKRKKEMANKSAPEAKKKKTETPASAFSLFVKNLSSTKDYEELKTAIKEFFGKKNLQVSEVRIGSSKRFGYVDFLSAEDLDKALQLNGKKLMGLEIKLEKAKSKEGLKEDKKERDARTLFVKNLPYRITEEEMKNVFENAMEVRLVLNKEGSSKGMAYIEFKTEAEAEKALEEKQGTEVDGRAMVIDYTGEKSQQENQKGGGGERGESKTLIVNNLSYAASEETLQELFKKATSIKMPQNNQGRPKGYAFVEFPTTEDAKEALNSCNNTEIEGRAIRLEFSSPSWQKGNMNARGGFNQQSKTLFVRGLSEDTTEETLRESFEGSISARIVTDRDTGSSKGFGFVDFSSPEDAKAAKEAMEDGEIDGNKVILDFAKPKGEFQRGGGFGGGFGGRGGRGGRGGRGGRGGFGGRGGGRGFGGRGGGFRGGRGGGGDHKPQGKKIKFE, encoded by the exons atgaaacagaaaaaaatggcgCCTCCACCTAAAAAGGTCGAGGAGAGCGAAGAGGAGGAGTCCTCCGAGTTAGAGGAAAGCAGCGGGGAAGAG GTGATGGTACCtccaaagaaacaacaaaaagcagcgGTTACACCAGTCAAGAAGGTTGCTACCCCTGCAAAGAAGGCTGTTACTCCTGCGAAAAAGGCAGTGACACCAGCCAAGAAGGCTGTGGCTACTCCAGCTAAAAAGGCTGTTACTCCGGCTCCCAAAAAAGCTGCTGTCTTAGGCAAAGGAGCAAAAAATGGCAAGAATGCCAAGAAGGAAGAGAGcgaggaggaagatgaagatgatgaagaagatgatgaggaagatgaggatgaagaggaggaatCTG ATGAGGAAGAGGAACCAGCAATGCCTGTGAAGCCTGCAGCCAAAAAGTCCCCAGCAGCTGTACCAGCCAAAAAGCCTGCAGTTGTACCAGCAAAGCAAGAatctgaggaggaggaagatgatgaggaggaggaggatgatgagGAGGATGAAG AGTCTGAAGATGAGGCCATGGACACAACACCTGTTCCTGTGAAGAAACGTACTCCAGCAAAGGCTACACCAGCTAAAGCCAAGGCAGAGTCtgaagatgaggaagatgaagaagatgatgatgaagatgatgatgatgaagatgatgaagaagaggatgaggaagaaagtGAGGATGAAA AACCTGTCAAGGAGGCacctggaaagaggaaaaaagaaatggccAATAAGAGTGCACCAGAggccaagaaaaagaaaacagaaa CACCTGCTTCAGCTTTCTCACTCTTCGTGAAGAACTTGTCCTCCACAAAGGACTATGAAGAACTGAAGACTGCCATCAAAGAGTTCTTTGGCAAGAAAAATCTCCAAGTCTCAGAAGTCAGAATTGGTTCTTCCAA GCGGTTTGGCTATGTGGACTTCTTATCTGCTGAAGATCTGGATAAAGCTCTTCAACTGAATGGAAAGAAGCTGATGGGCTTGGAAATCAAACTGGAAAAAGCGAAGAGCAAAGAAGGTCTTAAAGAAGATAAGAAAG AGAGAGATGCTAGAACATTGTTTGTGAAGAATCTGCCCTACCGTATAactgaagaggaaatgaaaaatgtatttgaaaatgccATGGAAGTCCGACTAGTACTTAACAAGGAAGGGAGCAGCAAAGG GATGGCATACATTGAATTCAAAACAGaagctgaggcagaaaaagcaCTGGAGGAGAAGCAAGGCACAGAGGTTGATGGTCGTGCCATGGTCATTGACTACACTGGTGAGAAGAGCCAACAAGAAAACCAGAAAG GAGGTGGAGGAGAGAGGGGGGAGTCAAAGACTCTGATTGTGAACAACCTGTCGTACGCTGCCTCAGAAGAAACTCTCCAGGAACTGTTTAAGAAAGCTACTTCCATCAAGATGCCACAGAACAACCAGGGCAGGCCTAAAGG GTATGCGTTTGTAGAGTTTCCCACAACCGAGGATGCCAAAGAGGCACTGAATTCCTGTAACAACACAGAAATTGAAGGCAGAGCGATCAGGCTGGAATTCAGTTCACCATCGTGGCAGAAAGGGAACATGAATGCGAGAGGAGGATTTAACC aacaaagcaaaaccttgTTTGTCAGAGGCCTTTCTGAGGACACAACGGAGGAGACACTAAGAGAATCATTTGAAGGCTCTATAAGTGCTAGAATAGTCACAGATAGAGACACTGGATCTTCTAAAGG GTTTGGGTTTGTGGACTTCAGCTCCCCAGAAGATGCCAAAGCAGCTAAAGAAGCTATGGAGGATGGAGAGATAGATGGAAACAAAGTGATCCTTGATTTTGCCAAGCCAAAGGGTGAATTTCAGCGTGGTGGCGGATTTGGTGGTGGATTTGGTGGTCGTGGTGGCAGAGGAGGCCGAGGAGGAAGAGGTGGAAGAGGTGGATTTGGTGGCAGAGGTGGTGGCAGAGGGTTTGGAG GTAGAGGAGGTGGCTTCCGAGGCggcagaggaggaggtggagatcACAAACCCCAAGGGAAGAAGATCAAGTTTGAATaa
- the B3GNT7 gene encoding UDP-GlcNAc:betaGal beta-1,3-N-acetylglucosaminyltransferase 7 produces the protein MFQWRKTIYKTVCLSFLLVITVTVLQRGMAPSQFLQGQQQKELPTPEPLKTQKRDNAFSITSTFWKSKKEKAPGKEEEGGMMERQVKSWDITTTNCSANQNLSKLDWFKGLEPNFQQFLLYRHCRYFPMLINHPEKCNGDVYLLIVVKSIITQHDRREAIRRTWGKEKEVEGKKIKTLFLLGTASKEEERANYQKLLDYENHIYGDILQWDFLDSFFNLTLKEVHFLKWLNIYCDNVRFIFKGDDDVFVSPDNILEFLEDKKEGEDVFVGDVLYKARPIRKKENKYYIPSALYNKSIYPPYAGGGGFVMDGPLAKRLHKASETLELYPIDDVFLGMCLEVLKVSPVGHEGFKTFGIVKNKNSKMNKEPCFFRSMLVVHKLLPPDLIQMWDLVHSNLTCSRKLNVL, from the exons ATGTTCCAGTG GAGGAAGACCATCTACAAAACAGTCTGCCTGTCCTTCCTGCTGGTGATCACAGTGACGGTGCTGCAGCGGGGAATGGCCCCCAGCCAGTTcctgcagggccagcagcagaaggaactgCCTACACCAGAGCCcctaaaaacacagaagagagacAACGCCTTCTCCATCACCAGCAccttctggaaaagcaaaaaggaaaaagctccaggcaaggaagaggaaggaggcaTGATGGAGAGGCAGGTCAAATCGTGGGACATCACCACTACCAACTGCTCAGCCAACCAGAACTTGAGCAAGTTGGACTGGTTCAAAGGGCTGGAGCCCAACTTCCAGCAGTTCCTGCTGTACCGGCACTGCCGCTACTTCCCCATGCTGATCAACCACCCCGAGAAGTGCAATGGGGACGTCTACCTGCTCATCGTGGTCAAGTCCATCATCACACAGCACGACCGCCGCGAGGCCATCCGCAGGACGTGGGGCAAAGAGAAGGAGGTGGAGGGCAAGAAGATCAAGACGCTCTTCCTATTGGGCACGGCCTccaaggaggaggagagagccAACTACCAGAAGCTGCTGGATTATGAGAACCACATCTACGGGGACATTTTGCAGTGGGATTTCCTGGACAGCTTCTTCAATCTCACTCTCAAAGAGGTTCACTTCTTGAAGTGGTTGAACATCTACTGCGACAACGTCCGCTTCATCTTCAAAGGAGACGACGACGTGTTTGTGAGTCCCGACAACATTCTGGAGTTCCTGGAGGAcaagaaggagggagaggatgTCTTTGTGGGGGACGTCCTCTACAAGGCCAGGCCGATCCGGAAGAAGGAGAACAAGTACTACATCCCCAGTGCTCTCTACAACAAAAGCATCTACCCACCCTATGCAGGCGGTGGAGGCTTCGTCATGGATGGACCATTGGCCAAGAGGCTGCACAAGGCCTCAGAGACGCTGGAGCTGTACCCCATTGACGATGTCTTCCTTGGGATGTGCTTGGAGGTCCTCAAGGTATCGCCCGTTGGGCACGAGGGCTTCAAAACGTTTGGCATCGTGAAGAACAAGAACAGCAAGATGAACAAGGAGCCGTGTTTTTTCCGCAGCATGTTGGTGGTTCATAAACTGTTGCCTCCGGATTTGATCCAAATGTGGGACTTGGTGCACAGTAACTTGACATGCTCAAGAAAACTCAATGTCCTTTAG